One window of the Pieris brassicae chromosome 4, ilPieBrab1.1, whole genome shotgun sequence genome contains the following:
- the LOC123708055 gene encoding protein FAM13A-like isoform X6, translated as MVLLEIQCCEQDHEGREREDMAAPECEREARKRRERRDSGCAHERKERRPHSEERLPPPPPPPPLHDYNRLESERRAERLSRARRPQFGKRRRAPRLPRQPKENDRPDDTRSETPPHFEYVVQQKPELYEEILPASQTQTYYCEEPGFSRRDERSVPPRRTQASPDRRLEKINKKITVLKKTIFKYENDFETQNGRAISPGERMTDVQYNRMLESLRRLQAEKRCIKSDPVEYALKVQAAKLQKERDEKLDAALRSDKPMGDIVRDIEEWIEGCRQAAGRAAIPESSWTSAQLAAEKACVQRALLRLEAARGRPAANTAERGAARHLYERYRAVKRNLQTRSDNMGTNGELATIHEHETMLFTSVDSSSDSQEKPSDSSQETTETPLQSPPSRDIMEEMPSSTSSAKSATSEETPSNEGLHFLGLEDLARALSEAKMQKCVLRRTIKEYEFNFEVQNSRKVQRDDKKGREEEYQRYKAIKETTERRRHKGGDAFPHFFSKVRQN; from the exons ATGGTACTTTTGGAAATTCAG TGCTGTGAACAGGATCACGAGGGGAGAGAGAGGGAGGATATGGCTGCCCCCGAGTGTGAAAGAGAAGCCCGCAAGCGACGTGAGCGCCGGGACTCTGGTTGTGCTCACGAGCGCAAAGAAAGAAGACCACACAGCGAAGAGCGGCTTCCACCTCCGCCGCCGCCACCACCTCTACATGATTACAATCGACTCGAG TCCGAACGCCGTGCAGAGAGGTTGTCTCGCGCACGTAGACCACAGTTCGGCAAAAGACGCCGCGCACCCCGTCTCCCGCGACAGCCCAAGGAAAATGATCGTCCAGACGACACACGAAGCGAAACACCCCCACATTTCGAATACGTTGTCCAACAGAAACCAGAAT TGTATGAAGAAATCCTACCAGCATCCCAAACGCAGACTTACTATTGTGAGGAACCTGGGTTTAGTAGGCGTGACGAACGCAGTGTCCCACCTCGTCGCACGCAAGCGAGCCCTGACAGACGGCTTGAGAAGATTAACAAAAAG atCACCGTTCTAAAAAAGACAATTTTCAAATACGAAAACGACTTCGAAACACAAAATGGACGCGCAATATCTCCCGGCGAACGAATGACCGATGTTCAATACAATCGAATGTTGGAGTCGCTTAGACGCCTGCAAGCAGAAAAGCGCTGCATCAAATCGGACCCCGTAGAGTACGCGCTGAAAGTTCAAGCAGCTAAATTGCAAAAGGAAAGAGATGAGAAGCTGGATGCAGCGCTAAGAAGCGATAAGCCAATGGGGGATATTGTTAGGGACATTGAAGAG TGGATCGAAGGCTGTCGCCAAGCAGCGGGTAGAGCAGCCATACCCGAGTCGTCTTGGACGTCAGCCCAGCTTGCAGCAGAAAAGGCGTGTGTTCAAAGAGCCTTGTTACGTCTAGAGGCGGCAAGAGGCAGGCCGGCAGCGAACACTGCGGAACGCGGAGCCGCCAGACATTTATATGAACGATACAGAGCTGTCAAACGGAACTTGCAAACTAGATCTGATAAT ATGGGAACAAATGGTGAATTAGCGACAATTCATGAACATGAAACAATGCTGTTCACGAGCGTTGACAGTTCCAGTGATTCTCAGGAGAAACCATCTGATTCTTCACAG GAAACAACTGAAACTCCCCTTCAGTCACCCCCCAGTCGTGACATAATGGAGGAGATGCCTTCTTCCACTTCTTCAGCGAAGTCAGCCACGAGTGAGGAGACTCCCTCCAATGAGGGACTCCATTTTCTCGGGCTTGAAGACCTGGCGCGAGCTCTAAGTGAAGCTAAAATGCAGAAATGC GTCCTACGTCGAACAATAAAAGAATATGAGTTCAACTTTGAGGTGCAGAACAGCAGGAAAGTGCAAAGAGATGACAAGAAGGGAAGAGAGGAAGAGTATCAACGGTATAAAGCAATAAAG gaAACGACTGAAAGGAGGAGACATAAAGGAGGAGATGCCTTTCCCCACTTCTTCAGCAAAGTCAGGCAGAACTGA
- the LOC123708056 gene encoding 27 kDa hemolymph protein-like: MFMKLLIVACLAVAVFGRHTFNEEDRNRFKDAFKKTCIKNGAEDKAPQAQAALDTFVDCIKAQIDPDTVKSEIEAARPQGAVDEVFKKYCDKKPAFKSCMTGLFDGVYPCLSADVRGHYGSDINATDRFLNFICHNDGERIALFIAEDGVSCFNEKEKEIVTCVENLRKDVDAEEKVRHMSIDSFCNRLTAMASCTVNALENCSSPTPSNMAESLFKYVKNSTPCKKSEE, translated from the exons atgtttatgaaaCTGTTGATCGTTGCTTGTTTGGCTGTGG CCGTTTTCGGACGCCACACCTTTAACGAAGAGGACCGCAACCGGTTCAAAgatgcatttaaaaaaacctgCATAAAAAATGGCGCAGAAGACAAGGCTCCTCAGGCTCAG GCTGCTTTAGACACTTTTGTGGATTGCATCAAGGCTCAGATCGACCCTGACACAGTGAAAAGCGAAATCGAAGCAGCCAGACCCCAAGGAGCCGTTGATGAGGTCTTCAAGAA ATACTGTGACAAGAAGCCTGCATTCAAATCCTGCATGACTGGTTTGTTCGACGGAGTCTACCCATGCTTGAGCGCCGATGTTCGCGGTCATTATGGTTCTGATATAAATGCTACTGACCGTTTCCTGAACTTCATATGCCACAATGACGGAGAGAGAATTGCTT tatTCATTGCTGAGGATGGAGTCAGCTGTTTCaacgaaaaagaaaaagaaatcgTAACTTGCGTGGAGAACCTTCGCAAGGATGTTGATGCCGAAGAAAAAGTCAGACATATGTCCATTGat TCCTTCTGTAATAGACTTACAGCCATGGCCTCATGTACTGTGAATGCTTTAGAGAACTGCTCCTCCCCCACGCCCAGCAACATGGCGGAGTCTCTCTTCAAATACGTCAAAAACAGCACACCATGCAAGAAATct GAGGAATAA
- the LOC123708055 gene encoding protein FAM13A-like isoform X7, which translates to MAAPECEREARKRRERRDSGCAHERKERRPHSEERLPPPPPPPPLHDYNRLESERRAERLSRARRPQFGKRRRAPRLPRQPKENDRPDDTRSETPPHFEYVVQQKPELYEEILPASQTQTYYCEEPGFSRRDERSVPPRRTQASPDRRLEKINKKITVLKKTIFKYENDFETQNGRAISPGERMTDVQYNRMLESLRRLQAEKRCIKSDPVEYALKVQAAKLQKERDEKLDAALRSDKPMGDIVRDIEEWIEGCRQAAGRAAIPESSWTSAQLAAEKACVQRALLRLEAARGRPAANTAERGAARHLYERYRAVKRNLQTRSDNMGTNGELATIHEHETMLFTSVDSSSDSQEKPSDSSQETTETPLQSPPSRDIMEEMPSSTSSAKSATSEETPSNEGLHFLGLEDLARALSEAKMQKCVLRRTIKEYEFNFEVQNSRKVQRDDKKGREEEYQRYKAIKETTERRRHKGGDAFPHFFSKVRQN; encoded by the exons ATGGCTGCCCCCGAGTGTGAAAGAGAAGCCCGCAAGCGACGTGAGCGCCGGGACTCTGGTTGTGCTCACGAGCGCAAAGAAAGAAGACCACACAGCGAAGAGCGGCTTCCACCTCCGCCGCCGCCACCACCTCTACATGATTACAATCGACTCGAG TCCGAACGCCGTGCAGAGAGGTTGTCTCGCGCACGTAGACCACAGTTCGGCAAAAGACGCCGCGCACCCCGTCTCCCGCGACAGCCCAAGGAAAATGATCGTCCAGACGACACACGAAGCGAAACACCCCCACATTTCGAATACGTTGTCCAACAGAAACCAGAAT TGTATGAAGAAATCCTACCAGCATCCCAAACGCAGACTTACTATTGTGAGGAACCTGGGTTTAGTAGGCGTGACGAACGCAGTGTCCCACCTCGTCGCACGCAAGCGAGCCCTGACAGACGGCTTGAGAAGATTAACAAAAAG atCACCGTTCTAAAAAAGACAATTTTCAAATACGAAAACGACTTCGAAACACAAAATGGACGCGCAATATCTCCCGGCGAACGAATGACCGATGTTCAATACAATCGAATGTTGGAGTCGCTTAGACGCCTGCAAGCAGAAAAGCGCTGCATCAAATCGGACCCCGTAGAGTACGCGCTGAAAGTTCAAGCAGCTAAATTGCAAAAGGAAAGAGATGAGAAGCTGGATGCAGCGCTAAGAAGCGATAAGCCAATGGGGGATATTGTTAGGGACATTGAAGAG TGGATCGAAGGCTGTCGCCAAGCAGCGGGTAGAGCAGCCATACCCGAGTCGTCTTGGACGTCAGCCCAGCTTGCAGCAGAAAAGGCGTGTGTTCAAAGAGCCTTGTTACGTCTAGAGGCGGCAAGAGGCAGGCCGGCAGCGAACACTGCGGAACGCGGAGCCGCCAGACATTTATATGAACGATACAGAGCTGTCAAACGGAACTTGCAAACTAGATCTGATAAT ATGGGAACAAATGGTGAATTAGCGACAATTCATGAACATGAAACAATGCTGTTCACGAGCGTTGACAGTTCCAGTGATTCTCAGGAGAAACCATCTGATTCTTCACAG GAAACAACTGAAACTCCCCTTCAGTCACCCCCCAGTCGTGACATAATGGAGGAGATGCCTTCTTCCACTTCTTCAGCGAAGTCAGCCACGAGTGAGGAGACTCCCTCCAATGAGGGACTCCATTTTCTCGGGCTTGAAGACCTGGCGCGAGCTCTAAGTGAAGCTAAAATGCAGAAATGC GTCCTACGTCGAACAATAAAAGAATATGAGTTCAACTTTGAGGTGCAGAACAGCAGGAAAGTGCAAAGAGATGACAAGAAGGGAAGAGAGGAAGAGTATCAACGGTATAAAGCAATAAAG gaAACGACTGAAAGGAGGAGACATAAAGGAGGAGATGCCTTTCCCCACTTCTTCAGCAAAGTCAGGCAGAACTGA
- the LOC123708055 gene encoding protein FAM13A-like isoform X5: MVLLEIQGFGQASDRSSDRRIVISNGWRAQCCEQDHEGREREDMAAPECEREARKRRERRDSGCAHERKERRPHSEERLPPPPPPPPLHDYNRLESERRAERLSRARRPQFGKRRRAPRLPRQPKENDRPDDTRSETPPHFEYVVQQKPELYEEILPASQTQTYYCEEPGFSRRDERSVPPRRTQASPDRRLEKINKKITVLKKTIFKYENDFETQNGRAISPGERMTDVQYNRMLESLRRLQAEKRCIKSDPVEYALKVQAAKLQKERDEKLDAALRSDKPMGDIVRDIEEWIEGCRQAAGRAAIPESSWTSAQLAAEKACVQRALLRLEAARGRPAANTAERGAARHLYERYRAVKRNLQTRSDNMGTNGELATIHEHETMLFTSVDSSSDSQEKPSDSSQETTETPLQSPPSRDIMEEMPSSTSSAKSATSEETPSNEGLHFLGLEDLARALSEAKMQKCVLRRTIKEYEFNFEVQNSRKVQRDDKKGREEEYQRYKAIKETTERRRHKGGDAFPHFFSKVRQN, from the exons ATGGTACTTTTGGAAATTCAG GGTTTCGGCCAAGCATCCGATCGTTCGAGCGACCGTCGCATTGTAATATCAAACGGGTGGCGTGCGCAGTGCTGTGAACAGGATCACGAGGGGAGAGAGAGGGAGGATATGGCTGCCCCCGAGTGTGAAAGAGAAGCCCGCAAGCGACGTGAGCGCCGGGACTCTGGTTGTGCTCACGAGCGCAAAGAAAGAAGACCACACAGCGAAGAGCGGCTTCCACCTCCGCCGCCGCCACCACCTCTACATGATTACAATCGACTCGAG TCCGAACGCCGTGCAGAGAGGTTGTCTCGCGCACGTAGACCACAGTTCGGCAAAAGACGCCGCGCACCCCGTCTCCCGCGACAGCCCAAGGAAAATGATCGTCCAGACGACACACGAAGCGAAACACCCCCACATTTCGAATACGTTGTCCAACAGAAACCAGAAT TGTATGAAGAAATCCTACCAGCATCCCAAACGCAGACTTACTATTGTGAGGAACCTGGGTTTAGTAGGCGTGACGAACGCAGTGTCCCACCTCGTCGCACGCAAGCGAGCCCTGACAGACGGCTTGAGAAGATTAACAAAAAG atCACCGTTCTAAAAAAGACAATTTTCAAATACGAAAACGACTTCGAAACACAAAATGGACGCGCAATATCTCCCGGCGAACGAATGACCGATGTTCAATACAATCGAATGTTGGAGTCGCTTAGACGCCTGCAAGCAGAAAAGCGCTGCATCAAATCGGACCCCGTAGAGTACGCGCTGAAAGTTCAAGCAGCTAAATTGCAAAAGGAAAGAGATGAGAAGCTGGATGCAGCGCTAAGAAGCGATAAGCCAATGGGGGATATTGTTAGGGACATTGAAGAG TGGATCGAAGGCTGTCGCCAAGCAGCGGGTAGAGCAGCCATACCCGAGTCGTCTTGGACGTCAGCCCAGCTTGCAGCAGAAAAGGCGTGTGTTCAAAGAGCCTTGTTACGTCTAGAGGCGGCAAGAGGCAGGCCGGCAGCGAACACTGCGGAACGCGGAGCCGCCAGACATTTATATGAACGATACAGAGCTGTCAAACGGAACTTGCAAACTAGATCTGATAAT ATGGGAACAAATGGTGAATTAGCGACAATTCATGAACATGAAACAATGCTGTTCACGAGCGTTGACAGTTCCAGTGATTCTCAGGAGAAACCATCTGATTCTTCACAG GAAACAACTGAAACTCCCCTTCAGTCACCCCCCAGTCGTGACATAATGGAGGAGATGCCTTCTTCCACTTCTTCAGCGAAGTCAGCCACGAGTGAGGAGACTCCCTCCAATGAGGGACTCCATTTTCTCGGGCTTGAAGACCTGGCGCGAGCTCTAAGTGAAGCTAAAATGCAGAAATGC GTCCTACGTCGAACAATAAAAGAATATGAGTTCAACTTTGAGGTGCAGAACAGCAGGAAAGTGCAAAGAGATGACAAGAAGGGAAGAGAGGAAGAGTATCAACGGTATAAAGCAATAAAG gaAACGACTGAAAGGAGGAGACATAAAGGAGGAGATGCCTTTCCCCACTTCTTCAGCAAAGTCAGGCAGAACTGA
- the LOC123708055 gene encoding protein FAM13A-like isoform X1 yields the protein MGTRNTFRPVTFGNWGFSFEGRLSKMVLLEIQGFGQASDRSSDRRIVISNGWRAQCCEQDHEGREREDMAAPECEREARKRRERRDSGCAHERKERRPHSEERLPPPPPPPPLHDYNRLESERRAERLSRARRPQFGKRRRAPRLPRQPKENDRPDDTRSETPPHFEYVVQQKPELYEEILPASQTQTYYCEEPGFSRRDERSVPPRRTQASPDRRLEKINKKITVLKKTIFKYENDFETQNGRAISPGERMTDVQYNRMLESLRRLQAEKRCIKSDPVEYALKVQAAKLQKERDEKLDAALRSDKPMGDIVRDIEEWIEGCRQAAGRAAIPESSWTSAQLAAEKACVQRALLRLEAARGRPAANTAERGAARHLYERYRAVKRNLQTRSDNMGTNGELATIHEHETMLFTSVDSSSDSQEKPSDSSQETTETPLQSPPSRDIMEEMPSSTSSAKSATSEETPSNEGLHFLGLEDLARALSEAKMQKCVLRRTIKEYEFNFEVQNSRKVQRDDKKGREEEYQRYKAIKETTERRRHKGGDAFPHFFSKVRQN from the exons ATGGGAACTAG AAACACATTTCGACCGGTTACTTTTGGAAATTGGGGATTTAGTTTCGAGGGTAGACTTAGCAAGATGGTACTTTTGGAAATTCAG GGTTTCGGCCAAGCATCCGATCGTTCGAGCGACCGTCGCATTGTAATATCAAACGGGTGGCGTGCGCAGTGCTGTGAACAGGATCACGAGGGGAGAGAGAGGGAGGATATGGCTGCCCCCGAGTGTGAAAGAGAAGCCCGCAAGCGACGTGAGCGCCGGGACTCTGGTTGTGCTCACGAGCGCAAAGAAAGAAGACCACACAGCGAAGAGCGGCTTCCACCTCCGCCGCCGCCACCACCTCTACATGATTACAATCGACTCGAG TCCGAACGCCGTGCAGAGAGGTTGTCTCGCGCACGTAGACCACAGTTCGGCAAAAGACGCCGCGCACCCCGTCTCCCGCGACAGCCCAAGGAAAATGATCGTCCAGACGACACACGAAGCGAAACACCCCCACATTTCGAATACGTTGTCCAACAGAAACCAGAAT TGTATGAAGAAATCCTACCAGCATCCCAAACGCAGACTTACTATTGTGAGGAACCTGGGTTTAGTAGGCGTGACGAACGCAGTGTCCCACCTCGTCGCACGCAAGCGAGCCCTGACAGACGGCTTGAGAAGATTAACAAAAAG atCACCGTTCTAAAAAAGACAATTTTCAAATACGAAAACGACTTCGAAACACAAAATGGACGCGCAATATCTCCCGGCGAACGAATGACCGATGTTCAATACAATCGAATGTTGGAGTCGCTTAGACGCCTGCAAGCAGAAAAGCGCTGCATCAAATCGGACCCCGTAGAGTACGCGCTGAAAGTTCAAGCAGCTAAATTGCAAAAGGAAAGAGATGAGAAGCTGGATGCAGCGCTAAGAAGCGATAAGCCAATGGGGGATATTGTTAGGGACATTGAAGAG TGGATCGAAGGCTGTCGCCAAGCAGCGGGTAGAGCAGCCATACCCGAGTCGTCTTGGACGTCAGCCCAGCTTGCAGCAGAAAAGGCGTGTGTTCAAAGAGCCTTGTTACGTCTAGAGGCGGCAAGAGGCAGGCCGGCAGCGAACACTGCGGAACGCGGAGCCGCCAGACATTTATATGAACGATACAGAGCTGTCAAACGGAACTTGCAAACTAGATCTGATAAT ATGGGAACAAATGGTGAATTAGCGACAATTCATGAACATGAAACAATGCTGTTCACGAGCGTTGACAGTTCCAGTGATTCTCAGGAGAAACCATCTGATTCTTCACAG GAAACAACTGAAACTCCCCTTCAGTCACCCCCCAGTCGTGACATAATGGAGGAGATGCCTTCTTCCACTTCTTCAGCGAAGTCAGCCACGAGTGAGGAGACTCCCTCCAATGAGGGACTCCATTTTCTCGGGCTTGAAGACCTGGCGCGAGCTCTAAGTGAAGCTAAAATGCAGAAATGC GTCCTACGTCGAACAATAAAAGAATATGAGTTCAACTTTGAGGTGCAGAACAGCAGGAAAGTGCAAAGAGATGACAAGAAGGGAAGAGAGGAAGAGTATCAACGGTATAAAGCAATAAAG gaAACGACTGAAAGGAGGAGACATAAAGGAGGAGATGCCTTTCCCCACTTCTTCAGCAAAGTCAGGCAGAACTGA
- the LOC123708055 gene encoding protein FAM13A-like isoform X4 translates to MGTRNTFRPVTFGNWGFSFEGRLSKMVLLEIQCCEQDHEGREREDMAAPECEREARKRRERRDSGCAHERKERRPHSEERLPPPPPPPPLHDYNRLESERRAERLSRARRPQFGKRRRAPRLPRQPKENDRPDDTRSETPPHFEYVVQQKPELYEEILPASQTQTYYCEEPGFSRRDERSVPPRRTQASPDRRLEKINKKITVLKKTIFKYENDFETQNGRAISPGERMTDVQYNRMLESLRRLQAEKRCIKSDPVEYALKVQAAKLQKERDEKLDAALRSDKPMGDIVRDIEEWIEGCRQAAGRAAIPESSWTSAQLAAEKACVQRALLRLEAARGRPAANTAERGAARHLYERYRAVKRNLQTRSDNMGTNGELATIHEHETMLFTSVDSSSDSQEKPSDSSQETTETPLQSPPSRDIMEEMPSSTSSAKSATSEETPSNEGLHFLGLEDLARALSEAKMQKCVLRRTIKEYEFNFEVQNSRKVQRDDKKGREEEYQRYKAIKETTERRRHKGGDAFPHFFSKVRQN, encoded by the exons ATGGGAACTAG AAACACATTTCGACCGGTTACTTTTGGAAATTGGGGATTTAGTTTCGAGGGTAGACTTAGCAAGATGGTACTTTTGGAAATTCAG TGCTGTGAACAGGATCACGAGGGGAGAGAGAGGGAGGATATGGCTGCCCCCGAGTGTGAAAGAGAAGCCCGCAAGCGACGTGAGCGCCGGGACTCTGGTTGTGCTCACGAGCGCAAAGAAAGAAGACCACACAGCGAAGAGCGGCTTCCACCTCCGCCGCCGCCACCACCTCTACATGATTACAATCGACTCGAG TCCGAACGCCGTGCAGAGAGGTTGTCTCGCGCACGTAGACCACAGTTCGGCAAAAGACGCCGCGCACCCCGTCTCCCGCGACAGCCCAAGGAAAATGATCGTCCAGACGACACACGAAGCGAAACACCCCCACATTTCGAATACGTTGTCCAACAGAAACCAGAAT TGTATGAAGAAATCCTACCAGCATCCCAAACGCAGACTTACTATTGTGAGGAACCTGGGTTTAGTAGGCGTGACGAACGCAGTGTCCCACCTCGTCGCACGCAAGCGAGCCCTGACAGACGGCTTGAGAAGATTAACAAAAAG atCACCGTTCTAAAAAAGACAATTTTCAAATACGAAAACGACTTCGAAACACAAAATGGACGCGCAATATCTCCCGGCGAACGAATGACCGATGTTCAATACAATCGAATGTTGGAGTCGCTTAGACGCCTGCAAGCAGAAAAGCGCTGCATCAAATCGGACCCCGTAGAGTACGCGCTGAAAGTTCAAGCAGCTAAATTGCAAAAGGAAAGAGATGAGAAGCTGGATGCAGCGCTAAGAAGCGATAAGCCAATGGGGGATATTGTTAGGGACATTGAAGAG TGGATCGAAGGCTGTCGCCAAGCAGCGGGTAGAGCAGCCATACCCGAGTCGTCTTGGACGTCAGCCCAGCTTGCAGCAGAAAAGGCGTGTGTTCAAAGAGCCTTGTTACGTCTAGAGGCGGCAAGAGGCAGGCCGGCAGCGAACACTGCGGAACGCGGAGCCGCCAGACATTTATATGAACGATACAGAGCTGTCAAACGGAACTTGCAAACTAGATCTGATAAT ATGGGAACAAATGGTGAATTAGCGACAATTCATGAACATGAAACAATGCTGTTCACGAGCGTTGACAGTTCCAGTGATTCTCAGGAGAAACCATCTGATTCTTCACAG GAAACAACTGAAACTCCCCTTCAGTCACCCCCCAGTCGTGACATAATGGAGGAGATGCCTTCTTCCACTTCTTCAGCGAAGTCAGCCACGAGTGAGGAGACTCCCTCCAATGAGGGACTCCATTTTCTCGGGCTTGAAGACCTGGCGCGAGCTCTAAGTGAAGCTAAAATGCAGAAATGC GTCCTACGTCGAACAATAAAAGAATATGAGTTCAACTTTGAGGTGCAGAACAGCAGGAAAGTGCAAAGAGATGACAAGAAGGGAAGAGAGGAAGAGTATCAACGGTATAAAGCAATAAAG gaAACGACTGAAAGGAGGAGACATAAAGGAGGAGATGCCTTTCCCCACTTCTTCAGCAAAGTCAGGCAGAACTGA